In Micromonospora sp. WMMD980, the following are encoded in one genomic region:
- a CDS encoding ComEA family DNA-binding protein, protein MSDDEETTVRRRLARLFTPAGRPAAVPAPAGGAPHDVRAATPEPPPAYPFPEPARPGPRQPARPGLRHGRPEPGRPSTPRMESDSVFVEHDPDGPDASPPPEPGRGLASRLPGPGAFDPGRRGVRALAAVAALVVLAAAVWAWRSRPTAEPVRPVAPAGEATAGVATQAAGAVTEATPAASTGQVVVAVAGKVRRPGLVRLPAGARLADAVEAAGGALPGVDVALLNPARKVTDGELILVGVSAPPGQAAPGPAAGGAPGGPAAGPVNLNTATLAQLDALPGVGPVLAQRILDHREQHGGFRSVSDLRQVEGIGDARYEQLKELVTV, encoded by the coding sequence GTGTCAGACGACGAGGAGACGACGGTACGGCGGCGGCTCGCCCGGCTGTTCACGCCGGCGGGCCGGCCGGCTGCCGTCCCCGCTCCCGCCGGCGGTGCGCCGCATGACGTCCGAGCGGCGACGCCCGAGCCGCCACCGGCGTACCCGTTTCCCGAGCCGGCCCGCCCCGGCCCGCGACAGCCGGCCCGCCCCGGGCTGCGGCACGGTCGCCCGGAGCCCGGCCGCCCGTCGACGCCTCGGATGGAGTCGGACTCGGTGTTCGTCGAGCACGATCCCGACGGGCCGGACGCCAGCCCACCCCCAGAACCCGGGCGAGGGCTGGCGTCCCGGCTGCCCGGGCCGGGCGCGTTCGATCCAGGCCGGCGCGGTGTCCGTGCCCTCGCTGCCGTGGCCGCGCTCGTCGTCCTGGCGGCCGCCGTATGGGCGTGGCGCTCCCGGCCGACCGCCGAACCCGTCCGTCCGGTCGCCCCGGCCGGCGAGGCGACGGCCGGGGTGGCGACGCAGGCGGCCGGCGCGGTGACCGAGGCGACGCCGGCCGCGTCGACCGGTCAGGTGGTTGTCGCCGTCGCCGGCAAGGTCCGTCGCCCAGGGCTGGTGCGGCTGCCGGCCGGCGCCCGCCTGGCCGACGCCGTGGAAGCGGCCGGTGGCGCGCTGCCCGGCGTCGACGTGGCGCTGCTCAACCCCGCCCGCAAGGTCACCGACGGCGAGCTGATCCTGGTCGGCGTCTCCGCCCCGCCTGGGCAGGCCGCCCCCGGTCCGGCGGCCGGTGGTGCGCCAGGTGGTCCAGCCGCCGGTCCGGTCAATCTGAACACCGCCACGCTGGCTCAGCTGGATGCGCTGCCCGGCGTCGGCCCGGTGCTCGCCCAGCGGATCCTCGACCACCGGGAGCAGCACGGCGGCTTCCGGTCCGTCTCCGACCTGCGGCAGGTCGAGGGCATCGGCGACGCCCGCTACGAGCAGCTCAAGGAACTGGTGACGGTGTGA
- a CDS encoding phage holin family protein: MTVPTQDPGYQTPGAPHEADEVRGSSIGQLMSQVTGDLSTLMRQEVELAKAEIRQEGKKAGKAAGLYGGAGFGGYMVALFVSVAVWQFLDNVMDSGLAALIVAVVWAVIAAVLYSKAKKNAEQIRGLKQTNDSVQRIPDALKPNPEGVTR, encoded by the coding sequence ATGACCGTGCCGACGCAGGACCCCGGCTACCAGACGCCGGGCGCGCCCCACGAGGCCGACGAGGTGCGGGGCAGCTCGATCGGGCAGTTGATGAGCCAGGTGACCGGCGACCTCTCCACGCTGATGCGTCAGGAGGTCGAGCTGGCCAAGGCCGAGATCCGCCAGGAGGGCAAGAAGGCGGGCAAGGCCGCCGGCCTCTACGGCGGCGCCGGCTTCGGCGGCTACATGGTGGCGCTGTTCGTCTCCGTCGCGGTGTGGCAGTTCCTCGACAACGTCATGGACTCCGGGCTGGCCGCGCTGATCGTGGCCGTCGTGTGGGCCGTGATCGCGGCCGTCCTCTACTCGAAGGCGAAGAAGAACGCCGAGCAGATCCGCGGCCTGAAGCAGACCAACGACAGCGTCCAGCGCATCCCGGACGCGCTCAAGCCGAACCCGGAGGGAGTCACCCGATGA
- the nadD gene encoding nicotinate-nucleotide adenylyltransferase, with translation MEDDIRRIGIMGGTFDPIHHGHLVAASEVADRFGLDEVVFVPTGQPWQKADEPVSPAEDRYLMTVIATASNPRFQVSRVDIDRGGPTYTVDTLRDLHAEYGPKAQLFFITGADALERILSWKDLGEVLELAHFIGVTRPGFELSDQHLPADSVSLVQVPAMAISSTDCRARVGRGEPVWYLVPDGVVQYIAKRRLYQR, from the coding sequence GTGGAGGACGACATCCGGCGGATCGGCATCATGGGCGGCACGTTCGACCCGATCCACCACGGTCACCTGGTGGCGGCGAGCGAGGTGGCCGACCGGTTCGGCCTGGACGAGGTGGTCTTCGTGCCCACCGGCCAGCCGTGGCAGAAGGCGGACGAACCGGTCAGTCCGGCCGAGGACCGCTATCTCATGACGGTGATCGCCACCGCCTCCAACCCGCGCTTCCAGGTGAGCCGCGTCGACATCGACCGCGGCGGTCCCACCTACACCGTCGACACGCTGCGCGACCTGCACGCCGAGTACGGGCCGAAGGCGCAGCTGTTCTTCATCACCGGCGCGGACGCGCTGGAGCGGATCCTCTCCTGGAAGGATCTGGGCGAGGTGCTCGAGTTGGCCCACTTCATCGGCGTGACCCGGCCCGGCTTCGAGCTGTCCGACCAGCACCTCCCGGCCGACTCGGTCAGCCTGGTGCAGGTGCCCGCGATGGCCATTTCCTCGACCGACTGTCGGGCCCGGGTGGGTCGGGGTGAGCCGGTCTGGTATCTGGTGCCGGACGGTGTGGTGCAGTACATCGCCAAACGGCGGCTCTACCAGCGGTGA
- a CDS encoding DUF3618 domain-containing protein: MSTDPDQIRREIEATRNNLSSDVDALAYKVSPGRIVDDRKQRVRSALTNVKDKVMGTASDLGHSTGHAAHSVSDHSSSAASTVSDKAHSAASTVGEAAQRAPRVVRQKSQGNPIAAGVIAFGVGMLVSSLIPATRREQELAAQVKEKATEHSDVVTSKLGEVAGELRDELREPAQHAAESVRSTAQEAAYAVKDDSRSAAQDVRESAHQARS; this comes from the coding sequence ATGAGCACCGATCCCGACCAGATCCGCCGGGAGATCGAAGCCACCCGCAACAACCTCAGCTCGGACGTGGACGCCCTGGCGTACAAGGTCAGCCCGGGCCGCATCGTCGACGACCGCAAGCAGCGCGTGCGCAGCGCGCTGACCAACGTGAAGGACAAGGTGATGGGAACCGCTTCCGACCTCGGCCACAGCACCGGCCACGCCGCCCACTCGGTGTCCGACCACTCCTCCTCGGCCGCCTCCACGGTGAGCGACAAGGCGCACTCCGCCGCCTCCACGGTGGGCGAGGCCGCCCAGCGGGCGCCGCGGGTGGTGCGGCAGAAGTCCCAGGGCAACCCGATCGCCGCCGGCGTGATCGCCTTCGGCGTCGGCATGCTGGTCTCCTCGCTGATTCCCGCCACCCGCCGTGAGCAGGAGCTCGCCGCGCAGGTCAAGGAGAAGGCGACCGAGCACAGCGACGTGGTCACGTCCAAGCTCGGCGAGGTCGCCGGTGAGCTGAGGGACGAGCTGCGCGAGCCGGCCCAGCACGCCGCCGAGTCGGTGCGCTCGACCGCCCAGGAGGCCGCGTACGCGGTCAAGGACGACAGCCGCAGCGCCGCCCAGGACGTCCGGGAGAGCGCGCACCAGGCCCGGTCCTGA
- a CDS encoding cytochrome P450 has protein sequence MTTMPSDRSPDSTLAFLREGYRFVGARCDRLGSDVVQTRLLLQPTICLRGRDAAELFYDEERFVRRGAMPMRAQRTLTGVGGVQGLDGAAHRARKAMFMSIMTPDAIRGLGQLFADEWRARVPAWAANGPVALYDEVGEMLTRAVWAWAGVPLAGSDVRRRTAEMHAMIEGPAVPGPKHWRGLVGRRGAERWAGGLVERVRAGALTAPEGSALRVVAEHRDERGAALPRRIAAVELLNVLRPTVAVDRYVVFAALALHDHPHWRDRVRGDDDAAERFVQEVRRYYPFFPLAAARVRRSFEWRGYAFPQGRRVLLDLYGTNHHPELWPEPERFRPERFTGWRDDPFGLIPQGGGDHVTGHRCAGEWITIELMKRAVAALTGAMSYRVPPQDLALDLGRMPALPPSGMILDGVRPTA, from the coding sequence ATGACCACCATGCCGAGCGACCGGAGCCCGGACAGCACGCTGGCGTTCCTCCGCGAGGGCTACCGCTTCGTGGGCGCGCGCTGCGACCGGCTCGGCAGCGACGTCGTACAGACGCGGCTGCTCCTGCAGCCGACGATCTGCCTGCGCGGCCGGGACGCCGCCGAGCTGTTCTACGACGAGGAGCGGTTCGTCCGACGCGGGGCGATGCCGATGCGCGCACAGCGCACGTTGACCGGGGTCGGCGGCGTCCAGGGCCTGGACGGGGCGGCGCACCGCGCCCGCAAGGCGATGTTCATGTCGATCATGACGCCGGACGCGATCCGCGGGCTGGGACAGCTTTTCGCCGACGAGTGGCGGGCCCGCGTCCCCGCGTGGGCGGCGAACGGCCCGGTGGCGCTCTACGACGAGGTGGGCGAGATGCTCACCCGGGCGGTCTGGGCCTGGGCCGGGGTGCCGCTGGCCGGGTCCGACGTGCGCCGGCGGACCGCCGAGATGCACGCCATGATCGAGGGTCCGGCCGTGCCGGGCCCGAAGCACTGGCGCGGCCTGGTCGGCCGCCGCGGCGCCGAGCGGTGGGCCGGCGGGCTCGTCGAGCGGGTACGCGCCGGCGCTCTCACCGCCCCCGAGGGCAGCGCGTTGCGGGTCGTCGCCGAGCACCGGGACGAGCGGGGCGCGGCGCTGCCCCGCCGGATCGCCGCGGTGGAGCTGCTCAACGTGCTCCGCCCCACGGTCGCGGTGGACCGCTACGTGGTCTTCGCCGCGCTGGCGCTGCACGACCACCCGCACTGGCGGGACCGGGTACGCGGCGACGACGACGCGGCCGAGCGGTTCGTGCAGGAGGTCCGCCGCTACTACCCGTTCTTCCCGCTGGCCGCGGCGCGGGTGCGTCGCTCGTTCGAGTGGCGCGGGTACGCGTTCCCGCAGGGCCGCCGGGTGCTGCTCGACCTGTACGGCACGAACCACCACCCGGAGCTGTGGCCGGAGCCGGAGCGGTTCCGCCCGGAACGCTTCACCGGCTGGCGGGACGACCCGTTCGGCCTGATCCCGCAGGGCGGCGGCGACCACGTCACCGGGCACCGCTGCGCCGGCGAGTGGATCACGATCGAGCTGATGAAGCGGGCGGTGGCCGCGCTGACCGGCGCGATGAGCTACCGGGTTCCGCCGCAGGACCTCGCGCTCGACCTCGGTCGGATGCCGGCGCTGCCGCCCAGCGGGATGATCCTCGACGGGGTGCGCCCGACCGCCTAG
- the pepN gene encoding aminopeptidase N: MPSLTRAEATARGASITVESYQVDLDLTGDAERFRSTTTIRFRATPGAESFVDVKPRRLLRARLNDRDLDPALLADERLPLTGLAATNTLTVEAEMAYSNTGEGLHRFVDPADGETYLYAMSFLDDGPRIFAAFDQPDLKAPVTLAVTAPPEWTVAANGQLADRPVPGRWEFAPTAPLATYFVSLVAGPWHVLRSEHAGIPLGLYCRRSLAAHLDADADEIFTVTRQCLDRFHQLFAERYPFGKYDQAFVPEFNAGAMENPGLVTLRDDYVFRSAVTDSQREQRATVIAHEMAHMWFGDLVTMRWWDDLWLNESFAEYLGTRVTAEATRFDQAWTTFALRRKAWGYAADQRPSTHPVAPEEVADAAAGLLNFDGISYAKGAGVLRQLVAWLGDDAFLAGLNAHFAKHRFGNATLTDLLDSLASAGGRDVTGWAERWLRRPQVNTLRTEAAVDAAGRWTEVAVAQTAPASHPVLRPHRIEVAHHTADGPVRRFEVDLDPDADGGRTPLPELVGRPATGLLLPNAGDLTFAKIRLDPASADAVPMLLPGLDDPLARALLWGEALDAATDGERPVADLVTLIAAALPAETEVIIAEDVLTLSRNLVDRYLDPLARAAALLRIAGACETLLAGAPAGGSLQLAAARGLIGATTDAGLLTAWLAGEGVPEGLAVDADLRWELLHRLVVLGGAGEPEIAAESAADRSATGAERAAGCRAALPDADAKRAAWEIVTNNTELSNRLVEATAEGFWQPEQAELTAGYVDRFFADMPATARLRTAWVADRVAALAFPRYAVAQPTRELAAALLARDDITPGLRRRVIDLDDDLRRALVARTAVAAAGA, translated from the coding sequence ATGCCGAGCCTGACCCGTGCAGAGGCAACCGCGCGTGGCGCGTCGATCACCGTCGAGTCCTACCAGGTGGACCTCGACCTGACCGGCGACGCCGAGCGGTTCCGCTCCACCACCACCATCCGGTTCCGGGCCACCCCCGGCGCCGAGTCCTTCGTCGACGTCAAGCCCCGCCGACTCCTGCGGGCCCGCCTCAACGACCGTGACCTCGATCCGGCGCTGCTGGCCGACGAGCGGTTGCCGCTCACCGGGCTGGCCGCGACCAACACGCTCACCGTCGAGGCCGAGATGGCCTACTCCAACACCGGTGAGGGGTTGCACCGCTTCGTCGACCCGGCCGACGGAGAGACCTATCTCTACGCGATGTCCTTCCTGGACGACGGTCCGCGCATCTTCGCCGCGTTCGACCAGCCGGACCTGAAGGCCCCGGTGACGCTCGCGGTCACCGCACCGCCGGAGTGGACGGTGGCGGCCAACGGTCAGCTCGCCGACCGGCCGGTGCCCGGGCGCTGGGAGTTCGCCCCCACCGCGCCGCTGGCCACCTATTTCGTCTCGCTGGTCGCCGGGCCCTGGCACGTGCTGCGGTCCGAGCACGCCGGCATCCCGCTCGGTCTCTACTGCCGGCGTTCGCTCGCCGCGCACCTCGACGCCGACGCGGACGAGATCTTCACCGTCACCCGGCAGTGCCTCGACCGGTTCCACCAGCTCTTCGCCGAGCGTTACCCGTTCGGCAAGTACGACCAGGCGTTCGTGCCCGAGTTCAACGCCGGCGCGATGGAGAACCCGGGCCTGGTGACGCTGCGCGACGACTACGTCTTCCGCTCCGCGGTCACCGACAGCCAGCGTGAGCAGCGCGCCACCGTCATCGCCCACGAGATGGCGCACATGTGGTTCGGCGACCTGGTCACCATGCGCTGGTGGGACGACCTGTGGCTGAACGAGTCGTTCGCGGAGTACCTGGGCACCCGGGTCACCGCCGAGGCGACCCGCTTCGACCAGGCGTGGACCACGTTCGCGTTGCGCCGCAAGGCTTGGGGATACGCGGCCGACCAGCGCCCGTCCACCCACCCGGTGGCCCCGGAGGAGGTCGCCGACGCCGCGGCGGGCCTGCTCAACTTCGACGGCATCTCCTACGCCAAGGGCGCCGGCGTGCTGCGCCAGCTCGTCGCCTGGCTCGGCGACGACGCGTTCCTCGCCGGCCTGAACGCGCACTTCGCGAAGCACCGGTTCGGCAACGCCACGCTCACCGACCTGCTCGACAGCCTCGCCTCAGCCGGTGGGCGCGACGTGACCGGCTGGGCCGAGCGGTGGCTGCGCCGACCGCAGGTCAACACGCTGCGGACGGAGGCGGCGGTGGACGCGGCCGGCCGGTGGACCGAGGTCGCCGTGGCGCAGACCGCCCCGGCGAGCCACCCGGTGCTGCGACCGCACCGCATCGAGGTGGCGCACCACACCGCCGACGGCCCGGTACGCCGGTTCGAGGTCGACCTCGACCCGGACGCCGACGGTGGCCGTACCCCGTTGCCGGAGCTGGTCGGCCGGCCCGCCACCGGCCTGCTGCTGCCCAATGCCGGCGACCTCACGTTCGCCAAGATCCGGCTCGACCCGGCCTCCGCCGACGCGGTGCCGATGCTGCTCCCCGGCCTCGACGACCCGCTGGCCCGGGCGCTGCTCTGGGGCGAGGCGCTGGACGCCGCCACCGACGGAGAGCGGCCGGTCGCCGACCTGGTCACCCTGATCGCCGCCGCGTTGCCGGCCGAGACCGAGGTGATCATCGCCGAGGACGTGCTCACGCTCAGCCGCAACCTCGTCGACCGCTACCTCGATCCGCTGGCCCGGGCGGCGGCGCTGCTGCGCATCGCCGGTGCCTGCGAGACGTTGCTGGCGGGCGCGCCGGCGGGCGGTTCGCTGCAACTCGCCGCGGCCCGTGGCCTGATCGGCGCCACCACGGACGCCGGGCTGCTCACCGCCTGGCTGGCCGGCGAGGGCGTGCCGGAAGGGCTGGCGGTCGACGCCGACCTGCGCTGGGAGCTGCTGCACCGGCTGGTGGTGCTGGGCGGTGCCGGCGAGCCGGAGATCGCCGCCGAGTCGGCGGCCGACCGCAGCGCCACCGGCGCCGAGCGGGCGGCCGGCTGCCGGGCCGCGCTGCCCGACGCCGACGCCAAACGGGCCGCCTGGGAGATCGTCACCAACAACACCGAGTTGTCGAACCGGCTGGTGGAGGCCACCGCCGAGGGGTTCTGGCAGCCGGAGCAGGCGGAGCTGACCGCCGGCTACGTCGATCGGTTCTTCGCCGACATGCCGGCGACCGCGCGGTTGCGTACCGCCTGGGTGGCGGACCGGGTCGCCGCGCTGGCCTTCCCGCGCTACGCCGTGGCGCAGCCCACCCGGGAGCTGGCCGCGGCGCTGCTGGCCCGCGACGACATCACGCCGGGGCTGCGCCGGCGGGTAATCGACCTGGACGACGACCTGCGCCGGGCGCTGGTGGCCCGGACGGCGGTGGCCGCGGCGGGGGCCTGA
- a CDS encoding histidine phosphatase family protein: MTRLIVWRHGNTDWNAESRVQGQTDVPLNDLGREQARAAAPVLAALRPDAIVASDLRRAADTAAALAAVTGLPVRTDARLRERHFGRWQGLALTEVAERFADEYARWRAGDPDPGAGIENLDDLGNRLGAAFRDAADLAAGGTVVVTTHGGGARQGVGHLLGWDHAVLRSVGSLANCHWTELRHDDVRGWHLRAHNVGPITQPALTDAV; encoded by the coding sequence ATGACCCGCCTGATCGTCTGGCGGCACGGCAACACCGACTGGAACGCCGAGAGCCGGGTCCAGGGCCAGACCGACGTGCCGCTCAACGACCTCGGCCGGGAGCAGGCGCGCGCCGCCGCGCCCGTGCTGGCCGCGCTGCGCCCCGACGCCATCGTCGCCAGCGACCTGCGCCGGGCCGCCGACACCGCCGCCGCCTTGGCGGCGGTCACCGGGCTGCCGGTCCGCACCGACGCCCGGCTGCGTGAGCGGCACTTCGGCCGGTGGCAGGGCCTCGCGCTCACCGAGGTCGCCGAGCGCTTCGCGGACGAGTACGCCCGCTGGCGGGCCGGCGACCCCGACCCGGGCGCCGGCATCGAGAACCTCGACGACCTCGGCAACCGGCTCGGCGCCGCGTTCCGCGACGCGGCCGATCTGGCCGCCGGCGGCACCGTGGTGGTCACCACCCACGGCGGCGGCGCCCGGCAGGGCGTCGGTCACCTGCTCGGCTGGGATCATGCCGTGCTGCGCAGCGTCGGCTCGCTGGCCAACTGCCACTGGACCGAGCTGCGCCACGACGACGTCCGGGGCTGGCACCTACGGGCGCACAATGTCGGGCCGATCACCCAGCCGGCGCTCACCGACGCGGTCTGA
- a CDS encoding DUF397 domain-containing protein — protein sequence MGQHPKGDFDSSRAVWQRAEGDTSEGAVEVAFVDDLIGMRNSAEPDGPVLVFTQAEWDAFVAGAQDGEFDLD from the coding sequence ATGGGTCAGCACCCCAAGGGTGATTTCGACAGTTCTCGGGCGGTCTGGCAGCGGGCGGAGGGCGACACGTCCGAGGGGGCGGTCGAGGTGGCGTTCGTCGACGACCTGATCGGGATGCGCAACTCGGCCGAGCCGGACGGTCCCGTGCTGGTCTTCACCCAGGCCGAGTGGGACGCGTTCGTCGCGGGCGCCCAGGACGGCGAGTTCGACCTGGACTGA
- a CDS encoding DUF4383 domain-containing protein has translation MARAHASARPAVQQVALAAAALFVLIGVLGFVPGVTAHYGQMTFAGHHSGAKLLGVFQVSVLHNLVHLLFGLVGLVAARRLAGARAFLAVGGALYLVLWLYGFAIDSRETSANFVPLNDADNWLHLALGFGMLATGLLLSNDRGTGTRLDTPIDRP, from the coding sequence ATGGCACGCGCACACGCATCGGCCCGGCCGGCCGTGCAGCAGGTCGCTCTCGCGGCGGCGGCCCTCTTCGTGCTGATCGGCGTGCTCGGCTTCGTTCCCGGCGTCACCGCGCACTACGGCCAGATGACGTTCGCCGGGCACCACTCCGGGGCGAAGCTGCTCGGGGTCTTCCAGGTGTCGGTGCTGCACAACCTGGTGCACCTGCTGTTCGGCCTGGTCGGGTTGGTGGCGGCCCGGCGGCTGGCCGGGGCGCGGGCGTTCCTGGCCGTGGGCGGCGCGCTATACCTGGTGCTCTGGCTCTACGGCTTCGCCATCGACAGCCGCGAGACCTCGGCCAACTTCGTGCCGCTGAACGACGCCGACAACTGGCTGCACCTCGCGCTCGGGTTCGGCATGCTCGCCACCGGCCTGCTGCTGAGCAACGACCGGGGCACCGGCACCCGACTGGACACCCCGATCGACCGCCCCTGA
- a CDS encoding DegV family protein, whose protein sequence is MPVAVVTDSTAYLPPEAARAHRLTVVPLTVVLNGAEGLEGIETSPADATRALSARRVSVSTSRPAPEQFAQVYRALLAEGADGVVSVHLSAELSGTVEAARLAAAEVGEDRVTVVDSRSTGMGLGFPALAAAAAAAGGADLAGVRAAARDAVERTTIYFYVDTLEFLRRGGRINAAEALLGTALSVKPIMHMPDGAIVVKDKVRTASRGVARLVDLAVEAAGDADVDLAVHHLAAPQRAEALLAALTERLGDRLHDTYVTEAGAVVAAHAGPGLACVVVHRRS, encoded by the coding sequence ATGCCCGTAGCGGTCGTCACCGATTCCACCGCCTACCTGCCCCCCGAGGCGGCCCGCGCGCACCGGCTCACCGTCGTCCCGCTGACCGTCGTGCTCAACGGCGCCGAAGGGCTGGAGGGCATCGAAACCTCCCCGGCGGACGCCACCCGCGCGTTGAGCGCCCGCCGCGTCTCGGTGAGCACGTCCCGCCCCGCGCCGGAGCAGTTCGCGCAGGTCTACCGCGCGCTGTTGGCCGAGGGCGCCGACGGCGTGGTCTCGGTGCATCTCTCCGCCGAGTTGTCCGGCACCGTCGAGGCGGCCCGGCTGGCCGCCGCCGAGGTCGGCGAGGACCGGGTCACGGTGGTGGACAGCCGCTCCACGGGCATGGGTCTCGGTTTCCCGGCGCTCGCCGCCGCCGCGGCCGCCGCCGGGGGCGCCGACCTGGCCGGGGTACGCGCGGCGGCCCGGGACGCGGTCGAGCGGACCACCATCTACTTCTACGTCGACACGCTGGAGTTCCTGCGCCGAGGCGGCCGGATCAACGCGGCCGAGGCGCTGCTCGGCACCGCCCTCTCGGTCAAGCCGATCATGCACATGCCGGACGGCGCGATCGTGGTGAAGGACAAGGTCCGCACCGCGAGTCGGGGCGTGGCCCGCCTGGTCGACCTGGCCGTCGAGGCGGCCGGCGACGCCGACGTCGACCTCGCGGTGCACCACCTCGCCGCCCCGCAACGCGCCGAGGCGTTGCTGGCCGCGCTGACCGAGCGGCTGGGCGACCGCCTGCACGACACGTACGTCACCGAAGCCGGTGCGGTGGTCGCCGCGCACGCCGGGCCCGGGCTGGCCTGCGTGGTCGTCCACCGCCGCTCATGA
- a CDS encoding SDR family oxidoreductase produces the protein MTARSYVVTGGGRGVGRAIVERLAADGGAVVVVERDAGATDWLDRHPAADRLHAVTGDAADETVTARAADRAEALAPLAGWVNNAAVFRDADLHGESAAEVFDLIAVNLRPAVVGAGTAVRRFLAAGTDGAIVNVSSHQARRAVPGALPYATAKAAVEGLTRALAVDYGPRGIRANAVALGSIHTERHAAYLARLDPAGVAHVESELARLHPVGRMGRTGEVADVVAFLLSAAASFVNGVTLPVDGGRAALGLDPEAR, from the coding sequence ATGACCGCGCGGTCGTACGTCGTCACCGGCGGCGGGCGGGGGGTCGGGCGGGCGATCGTCGAACGACTGGCCGCCGACGGTGGCGCGGTGGTCGTCGTCGAGCGGGACGCCGGCGCGACGGACTGGCTGGACCGGCACCCGGCCGCCGACCGGCTGCACGCCGTCACCGGGGACGCCGCCGACGAGACGGTCACCGCCCGGGCCGCCGACCGCGCCGAGGCGCTCGCGCCGCTGGCCGGCTGGGTGAACAACGCCGCCGTCTTCCGCGACGCCGACCTGCACGGGGAGTCCGCCGCCGAGGTGTTCGACCTGATCGCGGTCAACCTGCGCCCCGCCGTGGTCGGCGCCGGCACCGCGGTACGCCGGTTCCTGGCCGCCGGCACCGACGGCGCGATCGTCAACGTCTCCTCCCACCAGGCCCGCCGGGCGGTGCCGGGCGCCCTGCCGTACGCGACCGCGAAGGCCGCCGTGGAGGGGCTGACCCGGGCGCTGGCGGTGGACTACGGTCCGCGCGGAATCCGCGCCAACGCGGTCGCGCTCGGCTCGATCCACACCGAGCGGCACGCCGCCTACCTCGCCCGCCTGGACCCGGCCGGGGTGGCGCACGTCGAATCGGAGCTGGCCCGGCTGCACCCGGTGGGCCGGATGGGGCGAACCGGGGAGGTGGCCGACGTGGTCGCGTTCCTGCTGTCGGCGGCGGCCTCGTTCGTCAACGGGGTGACGTTGCCGGTCGACGGGGGCCGGGCCGCGCTCGGCCTGGACCCCGAGGCGCGCTGA
- the rsfS gene encoding ribosome silencing factor, which translates to MAAAQAAADKKAEDIVVIDVGDQLAITDAFLVASAPNERQVLAIVDAIEERLLELPEKAKPIRREGERGGRWVLLDYVDIVVHVQHTEEREFYALDRLWKDCPQIPFVDRDLADSAAGTATAE; encoded by the coding sequence ATGGCCGCCGCCCAGGCCGCGGCCGACAAGAAGGCGGAGGACATCGTCGTCATCGACGTCGGTGACCAGCTCGCCATCACCGACGCGTTCCTGGTTGCCTCGGCGCCGAACGAGCGTCAGGTGCTCGCCATCGTCGACGCCATCGAGGAGCGCCTGCTGGAGCTGCCGGAGAAGGCCAAGCCGATCCGCCGCGAGGGCGAGCGGGGCGGCCGCTGGGTCCTGCTCGACTACGTCGACATCGTGGTGCACGTGCAGCACACCGAGGAGCGCGAGTTCTACGCGCTCGACCGGCTCTGGAAGGACTGCCCGCAGATCCCGTTCGTGGATCGCGACCTGGCCGACTCGGCCGCCGGCACCGCCACCGCCGAATGA